The following proteins are co-located in the Acidicapsa acidisoli genome:
- a CDS encoding ArnT family glycosyltransferase: protein MTESAKYISRPAPSSSVRAVWALLLVVFGAIYLSALHTPSLLDDADASHAQAAAHMAESGDLVTLKVDGIRYLEKPPLPYWIVAGLYKVLGENAYATHLPNALAVLGCAWIAWLWCRRAWGDRAALYAALGTLTACGPFLYTRFFIPEALLSFLLLLALFCFLTGLESSRPARFYVAWVALALATLTKGLIAPVFFIAAVIPLLLLSGQWRRWRQLKPVTGILLFLLVAAPWHILAGLRNPDQGHPVGNIPTLGNVHGFWYFYFLNEHVFRFLGTRYPHDYNRLPFLAYWALPLIWTFPWSLFFPAALVVAWRTRHTWLQHLRKDAGQTVDFYLDHAVREDVASFVFRLKFRSRSTWLLGLFAAFTLIFFSLSTNQEYYTWPAWIPLIMLAAGTLAGIEEAGEDLRTQKTAGKVPGTGWILAAHWLYAAVGVIIAALLGWGLWESRKLPFVSDIGTLLAHRAFGDYTLSMSHLFDLTGPSFAALRLPAGIAAAALLLGPLTGLILRMNRRNAAATVSIGLTSAVFLVAAHIAFARFQPMLSSRQLATTILQKATPSDDFVIFGDQSDASSVIFYTHRFFGHPALVVMERCSQHGNGSSLIWGSCYPDAPNIFLTQDQLAAQWGKGPRHWLFAQDTNRSKVQQLLAGRLIPVQTIADKTLWTDRPLN, encoded by the coding sequence ATGACAGAATCGGCAAAATACATCTCCCGTCCTGCTCCTTCTTCTTCTGTCCGCGCGGTTTGGGCATTGCTTTTGGTTGTTTTTGGTGCAATTTATCTCTCCGCATTGCACACTCCATCCCTGCTGGACGACGCCGACGCGAGCCACGCCCAGGCAGCCGCACACATGGCCGAAAGCGGCGATCTGGTCACGCTCAAAGTCGACGGCATCCGGTATCTGGAAAAGCCCCCGCTACCTTACTGGATCGTCGCCGGCCTGTACAAAGTGCTCGGCGAGAACGCTTACGCAACCCACCTGCCCAACGCTCTCGCGGTGCTCGGCTGCGCGTGGATTGCGTGGCTCTGGTGCCGCCGCGCATGGGGAGATCGCGCCGCGCTTTACGCAGCCCTCGGAACCCTAACCGCCTGCGGACCCTTTCTGTACACGCGCTTCTTTATTCCCGAAGCGCTCCTGAGCTTTCTGCTGCTACTCGCGTTGTTCTGCTTCCTCACCGGCCTCGAAAGCAGCCGCCCGGCACGTTTTTATGTCGCCTGGGTTGCCCTCGCCCTTGCCACGCTCACCAAGGGACTGATCGCCCCCGTCTTTTTCATCGCAGCCGTGATTCCGTTGCTCCTGCTCAGTGGCCAATGGCGGCGCTGGCGCCAGCTCAAGCCCGTCACCGGAATCCTGCTTTTTCTCCTGGTCGCTGCTCCCTGGCATATCCTTGCCGGGCTTCGCAATCCTGACCAGGGTCATCCCGTCGGCAACATTCCGACCCTCGGCAACGTTCATGGCTTCTGGTACTTCTATTTCCTGAATGAGCACGTCTTCCGCTTCCTCGGCACGCGCTACCCCCACGATTACAACCGGCTTCCGTTCCTCGCGTACTGGGCGCTTCCCCTTATCTGGACCTTCCCCTGGAGCCTCTTCTTTCCGGCAGCCCTCGTAGTCGCCTGGAGAACCCGCCACACCTGGCTCCAGCATCTACGCAAAGACGCAGGTCAGACCGTCGATTTCTATCTCGATCACGCCGTCCGCGAAGACGTGGCCAGCTTCGTCTTCCGGCTCAAATTCCGCAGCCGATCCACCTGGCTTCTCGGCCTCTTCGCCGCCTTCACCCTCATCTTCTTTTCGCTCTCCACCAACCAGGAGTACTACACCTGGCCAGCCTGGATTCCACTCATCATGCTCGCCGCCGGAACGCTGGCTGGAATAGAAGAGGCAGGCGAAGACCTGAGGACTCAGAAAACAGCGGGGAAGGTTCCCGGAACGGGCTGGATACTGGCCGCGCATTGGCTCTACGCAGCGGTTGGCGTCATCATCGCCGCATTGCTCGGCTGGGGACTCTGGGAGTCGCGGAAGCTGCCATTCGTCTCCGACATCGGAACCCTCCTCGCCCATCGTGCGTTCGGGGACTACACCCTTTCAATGTCCCACTTGTTCGACCTGACTGGTCCATCCTTCGCCGCTTTGCGCCTGCCCGCCGGAATCGCGGCTGCGGCGCTCCTTCTGGGTCCACTCACTGGCCTGATCTTACGCATGAATCGGCGAAATGCCGCCGCGACCGTCAGCATCGGACTTACCTCCGCCGTTTTTCTCGTCGCCGCGCACATTGCCTTCGCACGTTTTCAGCCCATGCTAAGCTCCCGGCAGCTAGCGACCACCATTCTGCAGAAAGCGACTCCCTCAGACGATTTCGTTATCTTCGGCGACCAGTCTGACGCCTCGTCGGTCATCTTCTACACCCACCGATTCTTCGGCCATCCCGCTCTCGTCGTCATGGAACGCTGCTCGCAACACGGCAACGGGTCTTCGTTGATCTGGGGCTCCTGCTATCCGGATGCGCCAAATATCTTCCTCACCCAGGATCAGCTCGCGGCGCAGTGGGGCAAAGGCCCGCGTCACTGGCTCTTCGCTCAGGACACAAACCGTTCCAAGGTTCAACAATTGCTTGCTGGGCGGCTCATTCCAGTCCAGACCATCGCGGATAAAACTCTCTGGACAGACAGGCCGCTGAATTAG
- a CDS encoding serpin family protein → MKLLLVLLIECFVLLAPALALNSPTENSTDRTAAVEGNNGFAVALYGQLRSQSGNLFFSPESISTALAMTYAGARGQTAAEMAKTLRFTLPPERLHPAMGSLLNDLNAEHAGYQLRVADALWAQQGYKFLDSFLQLTKDDYGAGFHPVDFKLDADAARQTINQWVAEKTENKIKDLLAPGVLDARTRMVLTNAIYFKGNWETQFDKTKTLDEDFHLASAQSVKARLMHREGRFNYFNGGSFQALEIPYKSQELSMIVLLPNDVSGLPALEDSLNSANAKDWLHRLAPVPKVILSLPSFKMTQQFGLRHKLGAMGMVQAFQQGSANFSGMSDDPRGLYISAVIHKAFIDVNEEGTEAAAATGVMMRHAMARMPVPEQPIVFRADHPFLFLIRDNRSGGILFLGRVTDPSK, encoded by the coding sequence ATGAAGCTGCTTCTTGTTCTGCTGATCGAATGCTTTGTCCTATTGGCGCCTGCGCTGGCGCTTAATTCCCCCACAGAGAACTCTACCGACCGGACTGCGGCTGTTGAGGGGAACAACGGCTTTGCCGTTGCCTTGTACGGCCAGTTGCGGAGCCAGAGCGGCAATCTCTTCTTTTCGCCGGAAAGCATATCGACGGCGCTGGCTATGACCTATGCGGGCGCGCGCGGCCAAACCGCTGCCGAAATGGCGAAAACTCTACGTTTCACACTTCCGCCGGAGCGGTTGCACCCTGCAATGGGTTCGCTGTTGAACGATCTCAATGCCGAGCACGCGGGTTACCAGCTTCGCGTGGCCGATGCGCTGTGGGCGCAACAGGGTTACAAGTTTCTGGACTCGTTTCTGCAACTGACGAAGGACGACTACGGCGCGGGTTTCCATCCGGTGGACTTCAAGCTCGACGCGGATGCTGCGCGGCAGACGATCAACCAGTGGGTTGCGGAGAAGACCGAGAACAAGATCAAGGATCTGCTGGCGCCGGGTGTTCTGGATGCGAGGACGAGGATGGTGCTTACGAACGCCATCTATTTCAAGGGCAACTGGGAGACGCAATTCGACAAGACGAAGACGTTGGATGAGGATTTTCATCTTGCTTCGGCGCAATCGGTGAAGGCCCGGCTGATGCATCGGGAAGGCCGATTTAACTACTTCAACGGCGGATCGTTTCAGGCTTTGGAGATTCCTTACAAGAGCCAGGAACTCTCTATGATTGTGCTGCTGCCGAATGACGTGAGCGGCTTGCCTGCTCTGGAGGACTCTCTGAACTCGGCGAATGCGAAGGATTGGCTGCACCGTTTGGCACCGGTTCCCAAGGTGATTCTCTCGTTGCCGAGCTTCAAGATGACGCAGCAGTTTGGACTGAGACACAAGCTGGGCGCGATGGGGATGGTGCAGGCGTTTCAACAGGGCTCTGCGAATTTTTCCGGAATGAGCGACGATCCGCGTGGGCTGTATATCTCGGCTGTGATCCACAAGGCCTTCATTGATGTGAATGAAGAAGGAACCGAGGCGGCTGCGGCGACGGGGGTGATGATGCGTCATGCGATGGCTCGCATGCCGGTTCCGGAGCAGCCGATTGTTTTCCGCGCGGATCACCCGTTTCTATTTCTAATTCGCGACAATCGCTCGGGCGGGATTCTGTTCCTGGGCCGGGTGACTGACCCTTCCAAGTAA
- a CDS encoding glycosyltransferase → MFLSLLAIGIFGLLTSTVFAGMVVAGARHHLRGRRNPSPKNSFTPALSLLKPLHGSEPDLEANLTTFFEQDYPQYEILFCARDDGDAGLDIARRVAARYPQIPARFFSTGELRYINAKVHSLEVMTAAARHPILVISDSDVRVVPDYLRNISAPFHDPKVGAMTCLYRGVAVEGGLWARLEAVGMSVEMTAGVLVANMLEGMQFVLGPTMAVRRECVEAMGGMAKLGDYCADDYVLGNEVFKQGRSVALSHHVIDHMILNDSLADSLSHQVRWMKSTRFSRPKGHFGTALTFSMPFGLLALGAALGMGHPALGASLFAWGILTRWAIAWAAGRKVVHDPSLFELLVLYPVRDLMGFGFWAASYLSSTIVWRDKIYDLMPGGRMRAAK, encoded by the coding sequence ATGTTTTTGTCTTTGCTCGCAATCGGAATCTTTGGTCTGCTCACTTCCACCGTCTTTGCTGGGATGGTCGTGGCTGGCGCGCGGCATCATCTGCGCGGTCGACGCAATCCTTCGCCCAAAAACAGTTTCACTCCGGCGCTGAGTCTTCTGAAGCCGCTGCATGGCAGCGAGCCTGACCTCGAAGCCAACCTGACTACGTTCTTTGAGCAAGATTATCCTCAGTACGAGATCCTTTTCTGCGCTCGTGACGACGGCGACGCGGGACTCGATATTGCGCGTCGGGTTGCTGCACGTTATCCGCAGATTCCGGCGCGCTTTTTCTCGACGGGCGAACTGCGCTATATCAATGCCAAGGTGCATTCACTGGAAGTGATGACGGCCGCAGCCAGACATCCGATCCTTGTCATCAGCGATTCCGATGTTCGCGTCGTGCCAGACTACCTGCGCAACATATCTGCTCCATTTCATGATCCGAAGGTCGGCGCGATGACTTGCCTCTATCGAGGCGTTGCGGTCGAGGGCGGGCTCTGGGCGCGGCTTGAGGCGGTGGGAATGTCGGTGGAGATGACGGCTGGCGTGCTGGTGGCCAACATGCTGGAAGGAATGCAGTTCGTTCTCGGGCCGACGATGGCTGTGCGCCGCGAATGCGTGGAAGCGATGGGTGGAATGGCAAAGCTGGGCGACTATTGCGCGGACGATTACGTTCTGGGCAACGAGGTCTTCAAGCAAGGACGAAGCGTTGCGCTCAGTCATCATGTGATCGATCACATGATCCTCAACGACAGCCTGGCGGACTCACTTAGTCATCAGGTGCGCTGGATGAAATCAACCCGGTTTTCGCGGCCGAAGGGACACTTTGGCACGGCGCTAACCTTTAGCATGCCATTCGGACTGCTGGCGCTGGGCGCAGCGCTGGGGATGGGGCATCCTGCTCTGGGCGCGTCGCTTTTTGCCTGGGGTATTTTGACCCGCTGGGCGATTGCCTGGGCCGCGGGGCGCAAAGTCGTTCACGACCCGAGTCTCTTTGAGTTGTTGGTACTCTATCCTGTTCGTGATCTGATGGGGTTCGGCTTCTGGGCGGCGAGCTATCTTTCCAGCACAATTGTCTGGCGAGACAAGATTTATGACTTGATGCCGGGGGGCAGAATGCGCGCGGCAAAGTGA
- a CDS encoding MerR family transcriptional regulator codes for MTAKRKSKGAYMISAVAEMYDIHPQTLRLYEREGLLKPSRTEGNTRLYTDEDLERLEFILNLARDLGVNIAGIAIILQMRERMEEMNRQMHSFVEYVRTEMLTQIHQAAGAASKSAIVPLRKPIIVPRPTPSAAKNSRSTPKS; via the coding sequence ATGACTGCCAAGCGAAAATCCAAAGGCGCGTACATGATCTCGGCAGTAGCTGAGATGTATGACATTCACCCCCAGACCCTGCGGCTTTACGAGCGCGAGGGTCTGCTGAAGCCGTCGCGCACCGAGGGAAATACGCGGCTCTACACCGACGAAGATCTGGAACGGCTGGAGTTCATCCTCAACCTGGCGCGCGACCTGGGAGTGAACATCGCGGGGATCGCTATTATTCTGCAAATGCGCGAGCGGATGGAGGAGATGAACCGCCAGATGCATAGCTTTGTCGAGTACGTTCGCACCGAAATGCTGACGCAGATTCACCAGGCGGCGGGCGCTGCTTCAAAATCCGCCATCGTCCCGCTGCGCAAGCCGATCATTGTTCCACGCCCCACACCCTCAGCCGCCAAAAACAGCCGAAGTACGCCGAAATCCTAG
- a CDS encoding J domain-containing protein yields the protein MATTQNKDYYGALGVKKTATADEIRKAFRKLARKYHPDVNPNDKRAEEKFKEISEANDVLSDDKKRKIYDQVGFYSDQIDPATAEAYARQQANARNAPPVDFGGFDFSGFGAGQGPAAGSQGGSASWGGFRDIFSGIFSGNEQARRQRGPEPGTDLEYQAPVEFWTAIRGGNARIEIQRQEVCPTCHGQASSGAPMQCPECSGTGQVTQMGGRMKFNIPCPRCGGTGRVTNACPTCHGEGLVHRTESIEFRIKAGTRDGQRIRLQGKGNAGLNGGAPGDLYVIVRTGHHPVFTRIADDIHLSVPITIAEAALGAKVDVPTIDGRAQLRIPPGTQSGQKLRMRERGVESASVAGQRGDEIVTVEVVVPQLNDERSKEIMREFAKLNNQDPRVTLFDKL from the coding sequence ATGGCAACCACACAAAACAAAGACTATTACGGTGCTCTCGGCGTCAAGAAGACGGCCACTGCGGACGAAATCCGCAAGGCCTTCCGCAAACTCGCCCGCAAGTACCATCCTGACGTCAATCCTAACGACAAGAGGGCCGAGGAGAAGTTCAAGGAAATCTCTGAGGCGAATGATGTCCTTTCGGACGACAAGAAGCGCAAGATCTACGATCAGGTAGGCTTCTACTCCGATCAGATCGACCCGGCGACAGCCGAGGCCTATGCGCGCCAGCAGGCCAATGCCCGCAACGCGCCGCCTGTGGACTTCGGCGGCTTCGATTTCTCCGGCTTTGGAGCTGGGCAAGGGCCAGCAGCCGGAAGCCAAGGCGGCTCAGCCTCCTGGGGCGGCTTTCGGGACATATTCTCAGGCATCTTCTCGGGTAATGAACAAGCACGCAGGCAACGTGGGCCCGAGCCTGGCACGGATCTGGAATACCAGGCGCCCGTCGAGTTCTGGACCGCCATTCGCGGCGGCAATGCGCGGATCGAGATTCAGCGCCAGGAAGTCTGCCCCACCTGCCACGGACAGGCCTCTTCAGGCGCGCCGATGCAGTGCCCGGAGTGCAGCGGCACCGGGCAGGTAACGCAAATGGGCGGGCGCATGAAGTTCAACATTCCCTGCCCTCGTTGCGGCGGCACGGGACGCGTCACCAACGCCTGCCCCACCTGCCATGGCGAAGGACTGGTGCATCGCACCGAATCCATTGAATTTCGCATCAAAGCCGGGACCCGGGACGGGCAACGCATTCGACTGCAAGGCAAAGGAAATGCGGGGCTGAACGGCGGCGCTCCGGGCGACCTTTACGTGATCGTCCGAACCGGACACCATCCTGTCTTCACGCGCATTGCGGACGACATTCACCTGAGCGTCCCGATCACCATCGCTGAAGCGGCTCTCGGAGCGAAAGTCGACGTGCCGACTATCGACGGCCGCGCGCAACTGCGCATTCCGCCCGGCACGCAGAGCGGACAGAAGCTGCGCATGCGGGAGCGGGGAGTTGAGAGCGCTTCCGTCGCGGGTCAGCGCGGTGACGAGATTGTTACTGTGGAGGTGGTTGTGCCGCAACTCAATGACGAGCGCAGCAAGGAAATCATGCGCGAATTTGCCAAGCTGAACAACCAGGATCCGCGCGTCACGCTCTTCGACAAGCTGTGA
- a CDS encoding carbohydrate porin, with translation MQLRSSTLPGMPYVNSRERRAAASSRNNCAVSASSLGQANLVWVLTITRSIVLMVIGSLLAPSLASAQNGTPAPRPEDEGSLMQLLTDKGLHDIENESWNAYGQFTYISSWKPSFYAPYTNLNGSINSLLPTAERSFTGTATLYLGLRLWKGGEAYLVPEVISEQPLSQLRGLGGAIQNFELQKGGATVPQVYRSRLFLKQTIGLGGKSEVEESGPLQLGTHYDSRRLVFVAGNFTILDFFDTNAFDVDPRQGFLGLGFMTYAAYDFASDARGYSYGGVGEFHWDDWAVRYGRITPPKQPNQLPVDFRLLKYYGDQVEVEHKHTIHEQEGMVRLLAYRNRENMGRFSDAIAAFEADPPKNATTCTGFNYGSQNAGAPDLCWARKPNVKEGIGAFAEQYIGHDIGVFGRGMYSDGKTEVYAYTSTDRSATVGVLAKGSAWSRSKDVMGIGGNFGWISDIHAKYLGMGGIDGFVGDGAITAAAEKSLDLFYSANLGKVYWLTGDYQHITNPGFNAARGPVNVFTVRVHGEF, from the coding sequence ATGCAACTCAGGTCGTCGACCCTTCCCGGGATGCCGTATGTAAACAGTCGCGAGCGGCGCGCAGCAGCCTCCAGCAGAAATAACTGCGCCGTTTCTGCGAGTAGCCTTGGGCAAGCGAATCTAGTGTGGGTACTCACGATCACAAGATCCATCGTGCTGATGGTGATTGGTTCTTTGCTCGCACCATCTCTAGCCAGCGCGCAAAATGGCACCCCCGCGCCTCGTCCCGAGGACGAAGGGAGCCTCATGCAGCTGCTGACAGACAAGGGCCTGCACGACATTGAGAATGAAAGCTGGAATGCGTATGGACAGTTCACTTATATCTCAAGCTGGAAGCCTTCGTTCTATGCTCCCTATACCAACTTGAACGGCAGCATCAATTCGCTCCTTCCCACAGCCGAGAGGAGCTTCACCGGAACAGCGACACTTTATCTCGGCCTGCGGCTTTGGAAGGGCGGGGAAGCCTATCTGGTTCCAGAAGTCATTTCGGAGCAGCCGCTGTCGCAACTCAGGGGGTTGGGCGGAGCAATCCAGAATTTCGAATTGCAAAAGGGCGGCGCGACTGTCCCTCAGGTCTATCGGTCTCGGCTTTTTCTCAAGCAGACGATTGGACTCGGCGGCAAGAGCGAAGTGGAGGAGTCAGGCCCTCTCCAATTGGGAACCCATTACGACAGCAGAAGACTCGTCTTTGTCGCAGGCAATTTTACGATTCTGGATTTCTTCGACACGAACGCTTTTGACGTCGATCCCCGCCAGGGCTTCCTCGGTCTGGGATTTATGACCTACGCTGCCTATGACTTTGCATCCGACGCACGCGGTTACTCGTACGGAGGCGTCGGAGAATTCCATTGGGATGACTGGGCAGTGCGCTACGGACGCATCACGCCCCCGAAGCAGCCCAATCAACTTCCCGTTGACTTCCGGCTTCTCAAGTATTACGGGGACCAGGTGGAAGTGGAGCACAAGCACACAATTCACGAACAGGAAGGCATGGTTCGCCTGCTTGCCTACCGCAATCGCGAAAATATGGGACGCTTCAGTGACGCGATAGCTGCGTTTGAGGCAGACCCCCCAAAAAATGCTACTACCTGCACCGGATTCAATTACGGATCACAGAACGCCGGTGCCCCGGACCTTTGCTGGGCACGAAAACCGAACGTGAAAGAGGGCATCGGCGCGTTTGCTGAGCAGTACATTGGACACGACATCGGCGTCTTCGGCCGCGGAATGTACTCCGACGGAAAGACCGAAGTGTACGCCTACACATCGACGGACCGTTCTGCGACAGTAGGAGTGCTGGCGAAGGGGTCCGCATGGTCGCGATCCAAAGATGTCATGGGCATTGGCGGCAACTTTGGATGGATCTCAGATATTCATGCGAAATACCTCGGCATGGGAGGCATCGACGGATTTGTTGGTGACGGCGCCATCACAGCAGCCGCGGAAAAATCTTTGGATTTGTTCTATAGCGCCAACTTGGGCAAGGTTTATTGGCTGACTGGCGATTACCAGCACATCACGAATCCCGGCTTTAACGCCGCTCGCGGCCCCGTCAATGTCTTTACGGTGAGAGTCCATGGCGAGTTCTAA
- the pstS gene encoding phosphate ABC transporter substrate-binding protein PstS, producing the protein MMNVSRFRMIACFALCCSMFGSALVAQMAPVDHSTRRIYVEPFVTKEGSEKFREDVIAELRKLNSVSLAGDESSADVILGGGGEVWIKGYRSHNPQLGKVAPNGTPIYTGFLSIELRDRNGQTLWSYLATPPAASGDILKDLSTLIAKKLADALRQGDAPSRTTPLPQPTTTLKGAGATFPFPVYQKWFTSYRRENPALDITYEPIGSAAGVRSLLANSVDFGASDSPEVIHELSPGDDEKYLFFPSVVGAVVPVVNLPGLSGDIAFTPEALAGIYQGKITKWNDPILTRANRGLRLPDLNIVVVHRADGSGTSYAWTDYLSKTSSEWKTQVGASLAPKWPIGREASGNDGVSKLVKEQNGAIGYVEFIYALQNHLSYGRVRNRDGEFVAASLESIAAAVSHSVKLSGDFKVSIVDSPGAGVYPISSFTWIVVPTHIADDAKRNALTGFLHWMAGPAQRQAAALGYLPIPKDVAVKEEAAIAKIH; encoded by the coding sequence ATGATGAACGTCTCCCGGTTCCGGATGATCGCGTGTTTTGCGTTGTGCTGCTCGATGTTTGGGTCCGCACTTGTTGCGCAGATGGCCCCCGTCGATCACAGCACACGCCGGATTTACGTTGAGCCGTTTGTTACCAAGGAAGGTTCTGAGAAGTTTCGTGAGGATGTGATCGCCGAGCTCCGTAAACTGAATTCGGTCTCGCTAGCTGGAGACGAATCGAGTGCGGATGTAATCCTGGGTGGTGGCGGCGAAGTTTGGATCAAGGGATACCGCAGTCACAACCCGCAGTTGGGCAAGGTGGCGCCTAACGGGACACCAATCTATACCGGCTTCCTCTCGATTGAGCTGAGAGACAGGAACGGCCAAACGCTGTGGTCATACCTGGCAACACCTCCAGCAGCTTCGGGAGACATATTGAAAGATCTCTCGACCCTGATTGCGAAGAAACTGGCCGACGCCCTGCGGCAAGGCGACGCGCCATCCCGCACTACCCCTCTACCGCAACCCACGACTACCTTGAAAGGCGCCGGCGCTACCTTCCCTTTTCCCGTCTATCAGAAATGGTTCACTAGCTACCGGCGCGAAAATCCCGCTCTCGATATCACATACGAACCGATCGGGTCGGCGGCTGGAGTTCGCAGCCTGCTGGCAAACAGCGTTGATTTCGGCGCATCAGACAGCCCGGAGGTGATTCACGAACTCTCTCCAGGTGACGACGAAAAGTATTTGTTTTTTCCATCGGTCGTAGGTGCGGTCGTACCTGTCGTAAATCTGCCCGGACTTTCCGGCGATATCGCATTCACTCCGGAGGCGCTGGCTGGTATCTATCAGGGGAAGATCACGAAGTGGAACGACCCGATTTTGACCCGCGCCAATCGCGGCCTTCGCCTTCCGGATCTCAATATCGTTGTCGTTCATCGCGCGGACGGCAGCGGTACCAGTTATGCCTGGACGGACTATCTTTCAAAGACCAGTTCTGAATGGAAGACCCAGGTCGGTGCGAGCCTGGCTCCTAAATGGCCGATAGGCCGCGAGGCAAGCGGGAACGACGGGGTATCTAAACTGGTAAAGGAGCAGAATGGCGCAATTGGGTATGTCGAATTCATTTACGCTCTACAGAATCACCTTAGCTACGGTAGAGTTCGAAATCGAGACGGAGAGTTCGTCGCAGCCAGCCTTGAAAGTATCGCTGCAGCTGTAAGTCACTCCGTAAAACTCAGTGGTGACTTCAAAGTCTCTATCGTGGATTCACCGGGTGCGGGCGTCTACCCGATCAGCTCTTTTACCTGGATAGTTGTTCCGACGCATATTGCAGACGACGCCAAACGGAATGCGCTCACGGGTTTTCTGCACTGGATGGCGGGCCCAGCCCAGCGACAGGCCGCCGCGTTGGGATACCTTCCTATTCCAAAGGATGTGGCCGTTAAGGAAGAAGCTGCGATCGCGAAGATTCACTAG